Proteins encoded within one genomic window of Perognathus longimembris pacificus isolate PPM17 chromosome 28, ASM2315922v1, whole genome shotgun sequence:
- the Med12 gene encoding mediator of RNA polymerase II transcription subunit 12 isoform X3, which produces MAAFGILSYEHRPLKRPRLGPPDVYPQDPKQKEDELTALNVKQGFNNQPAVSGDEHGSAKNVNFNPAKISSNFSSIIAEKLRCNTLPDTGRRKLQVNQKDNFWLVTPRSQSAINTWFTDLAGTKPLTQLAKVPIFSKKDEVFGYLAKYTVPVMRAAWLIKMTCAYYAAISETKVKKRNALGPFIEWTQIITKYLWEQLQKMAEYYRPGPAGSGGCGSTIGPLPHDVEVAIRQWDYNEKLAMFMFQDGMLDRHEFLTWVLECFEKIRPGEDELLKLLLPLLLRYSGEFVQSAYLSRRLAYFCTRRLALQLDGVSSHSSHVISAQSTSTLPTTPAPQPPTSNTPSTPFSDLLMCPQHRPLVFGLSCILQTILLCCPSALVWHYSLTDSRIKTGSPLDHLPIAPSNLPMPEGNSAFTQQVRAKLREIEQQIKERGQAVEVRWSFDKCQEATAGFTIGRVLHTLEVLDSHSFERSDFSNSLDSLCNRIFGLGPSKDGHEISDDDAVVSLLCEWAVSCKRSGRHRAMVVAKLLEKRQAEIEAERCGESEAADEKGSIASGSLSAPSAPIFQDVLLQFLDTQAPMLTDPRSESERVEFFNLVLLFCELIRHDVFSHNMYTCTLISRGDLAFGAPGPRPPSPFDDPTDDPERKEAEGSSSSKLEDPGLSESMDIDPSSSVLFEDMEKPDFSLFSPTMPCEGKGSPSPEKPDVEKEVKPPPKEKIEGTLGVLYDQPRHVQYATHFPIPQEESCSHECNQRLVVLFGVGKQRDDARHAIKKITKDILKVLNRKGTAETDQLAPIVPLNPGDLTFLGGEDGQKRRRNRPEAFPTAEDIFAKFQHLSHYDQHQVTAQVSRNVLEQITSFALGMSYHLPLVQHVQFIFDLMEYSLSISGLIDFAIQLLNELSVVEAELLLKSSDLVGSYTTSLCLCIVAVLRHYHACLILNQDQMAQVFEGLCGVVKHGMNRSDGSSAERCILAYLYDLYTSCSHLKSKFGELFSDFCSKVKNTIYCNVEPSESNMRWAPEFMIDTLENPSAHTFTYTGLGKSLSENPANRYSFVCNALMHVCVGHHDPDRVNDIAILCAELTGYCKSLSAEWLGVLKALCCSSNNGTCGFNDLLCNVDVSDLSFHDSLATFVAILIARQCLLLEDLIRCAAIPSLLNAACSEQDSEPGARLTCRILLHLFKTPQLNPCQSDGNKPTVGIRSSCDRHLLAASQNRIVDGAVFAVLKAVFVLGDAELKGSGFTVTGGTEELPEEEGGGGNGGRRQGGRNISVETASLDVYAKYVLRSICQQEWVGERCLKSLCEDSNDLQDPVLSSAQAQRLMQLICYPHRLLDNEDGENPQRQRIKRILQNLDQWTMRQSSLELQLMIKQTPNNEMNSLLENIAKATIEVFQQSAETGSSSGSTANNMPSSSKTKPVLSSLERSGVWLVAPLIAKLPTSVQGHVLKAAGEELEKGQHLGSSSRKERDRQKQKSMSLLSQQPFLSLVLTCLKGQDEQREGLLASLHSQVHQIVTNWRENQYLDDCKPKQLMHEALKLRLNLVGGMFDTVQRSTQQTTEWAVLLLEIIISGTVDMQSNNELFTTVLDMLSVLINGTLAADMSSISQGSMEENKRAYMNLVKKLQKELGECQSDSLEKVHQLLPLPKQTRDVITCEPQGSLIDTKGNKIAGFDSIFKKEGLQVSTKQKISPWDLFEGLKPSAPLSWGWFGTVRVDRRVARGEEQQRLLLYHTHLRPRPRAYYLEPLPLPPEDEEPPAPTLLEPEKKAPEPPKTDKPGTAPPSTEERKKKSTKGKKRSQPAIKTEDYGMGPGRSGPYGVTVPPDLLHHANPGSISHLSYRQGSIGLYTQNQPLPAGGPRVDPYRPVRVPMQKLPTRPTYPGVLPTTMTGVMGLEPSYKASVYRQQQPTVPQGQRLRQQLQQSQGMLGQSSVHQMTPSSSYGLQTSQGYTSYVSHVGLQQHTGPAGTMVPPSYSSQPYQSTHPSTNPTLVDPTRHLQQRPSGYVHQQAPTYGHGLTSTQRFSHQTLQQTSMIGTMAPLNAQGVQAGVRSTSILPEQQQQQQQQQQQQQQQQQQQQQQQQQQQQQQQQYHIRQQQQQQILRQQQQQQQQQQQQQQQQQQQQQQQPPPPQQPHQQQQQQQAAPSQPQPQSQPQFQRQGLQQTQQQQQTAALVRQLQQQLSNTQPQPSTNIFGRY; this is translated from the exons ATGGCGGCCTTCGGGATCTTAAGCTACGAACACCGGCCACTAAAGAGGCCACGGCTGGGGCCTCCCGATGTGTACCCTCAAGATCCCAAACAGAAAGAG GATGAACTGACGGCCTTGAATGTAAAACAAGGTTTCAATAATCAGCCCGCTGTCTCTGGGGATGAACATGGCAGCGCCAAGAATGTCAACTTCAATCCTGCCAAG ATCAGTTCCAACTTCAGCAGCATTATTGCAGAGAAATTACGTTGTAACACCCTCCCTGACACTGGTCGCAGGAAGCTCCAAGTGAACCAGAAAGACAACTTCTGGCTGGTGACTCCAAGATCCCAGAGTGCTATTAACACCTGGTTCACTGACCTGGCTGGCACCAAACCACTCACACAGCTCGCTAAG GTCCCCATTTTCAGTAAGAAGGACGAAGTATTTGGGTACTTAGCCAAATACACAGTGCCTGTGATGCGGGCTGCCTGGCTTATTAAGATGACCTGTGCCTACTATGCAGCAATCTCTGAGACCAAGGTTAAGAAAAGAAATGCCCTTGGCCCCTTCATTG aATGGACTCAGATCATCACCAAGTATTTATGGGAACAGCTACAGAAGATGGCTGAATACTATCGACCAGGGCCTGCAGGAAGTGGGGGGTGCGGTTCTACTATAGGGCCCTTGCCCCATGATGTAGAGGTGGCAATCAGGCAGTGGGACTACAATGAGAAGCTCGCCATGTTCATGTTTCAG GATGGAATGCTGGATCGACATGAGTTCCTGACCTGGGTGCTTGAATGTTTTGAAAAAATCCGCCCAGGAGAGGATGAATTGCTTAAACTGCTGCTGCCCTTACTGCTTCGA TACTCTGGAGAGTTTGTTCAGTCTGCATACCTGTCCCGCCGCCTTGCTTACTTCTGTACCCGGAGACTGGCACTGCAGCTGGATGGTGTGAGCAGCCATTCATCTCATGTTATATCTGCTCAGTCAACAAGCACACTGCCCACCACCCCTGCCCCTCAGCCTCCAACTAGCAACACACCATCAACCCCCTTTAGTGACCTACTTATGTGCCCTCAGCACCGGCCCCTTGTTTTTGGCCTCAGCTGTATCCTACAG ACCATTCTCCTGTGTTGTCCTAGTGCCCTGGTTTGGCACTACTCACTAACTGATAGCCGTATTAAGACTGGCTCACCACTTGACCACCTGCCTATTGCCCCTTCCAACCTGCCCATGCCAGAGGGCAACAGTGCCTTCACTCAGCAA GTCCGTGCAAAGTTGCGGGAGATTGAGCAGCAGATCAAGGAGCGAGGACAGGCAGTGGAGGTTCGCTGGTCTTTTGATAAGTGTCAGGAAGCCACTGCAG GCTTCACCATTGGACGGGTGCTCCATACTTTGGAAGTGTTGGACAGCCATAGTTTTGAGCGCTCTGACTTTAGTAACTCGCTCGACTCCCTTTGTAACCGAATCTTTGGATTAGGGCCTAGTAAAGATGGACATGAG ATCTCCGATGATGATGCTGTAGTATCATTGCTATGTGAATGGGCTGTCAGTTGCAAGCGCTCCGGTCGGCATCGTGCTATGGTGGTAGCCAAGCTCCTGGAGAAGAGACAGGCAGAAattgaggctgag CGTTGTGGAGAATCGGAAGCAGCAGATGAGAAGGGGTCCATCGCCTCTGGTTCCCTTTCTGCTCCTAGTGCTCCCATTTTCCAGGATGTCCTCCTGCAGTTTCTGGATACCCAAGCTCCTATGCTGA ctgATCCTCGAAGTGAGAGTGAACGGGTAGAATTCTTTAACTTGGTACTGCTGTTCTGTGAACTGATTCGACATGATGTTTTCTCCCATAACATGTACACTTGCACTCTCATCTCACGGGGTGACCTTGCCTTTGGAGCCCCTGGTCCCCGGCCTCCATCTCCCTTTGATGATCCTACAGATGACCCAGAGCGTAAAGAGGCAGAAGGCAGCAGCAGTAGCAAGCTGGAG GACCCCGGGCTCTCCGAATCTATGGACATTGACCCTAGTTCCAGTGTACTCTTTGAGGACATGGAAAAGCCTGATTTCTCA CTATTCTCCCCTACCATGCCCTGTGAGGGGAAAGGCAGCCCATCCCCTGAGAAACCAGATGTTGAAAAGGAGGTGAAGCCTCCACCCAAGGAGAAGATTGAAGGGACCCTTGGAGTTCTTTATGACCAGCCACGACATGTGCAGTATGCCACACACTTTCCAATCCCTCAG GAGGAGTCATGCAGCCATGAGTGCAACCAGCGGTTGGTCGTATTGTTTGGGGTGGGAAAGCAGCGTGATGATGCCCGCCATGCCATCAAGAAAATTACCAAGGATATCCTGAAGGTTCTGAACCGCAAGGGGACAGCAGAAACTG ACCAGCTTGCTCCTATTGTGCCTCTGAATCCTGGAGACCTGACATTCTTAG GTGGGGAGGACGGGCAGAAACGTCGACGCAACCGGCCTGAAGCCTTCCCCACTGCTGAAGATATCTTTGCTAAATTCCAGCACCTTTCACATTATGACCAACACCAGGTCACGGCTCAG GTCTCTCGGAATGTTCTGGAGCAGATAACGAGCTTTGCCCTTGGTATGTCATACCACTTGCCACTGGTGCAGCATGTGCAGTTCATCTTCGACCTCATGGAATATTCACTGAGCATCAGCGGCCTCATCGACTTTGCCATTCAG CTGCTGAATGAGCTGAGTGTAGTGGAGGCTGAGCTGCTCCTCAAATCCTCCGATCTGGTGGGCAGTTACACTACCAGCCTGTGCCTGTGCATTGTGGCTGTCCTGCGGCACTACCACGCCTGCCTCATTCTCAACCAGGACCAGATGGCCCAAGTCTTTGAGGG GCTGTGTGGCGTAGTGAAGCATGGGATGAACCGATCTGATGGCTCCTCTGCAGAACGCTGTATCCTTGCTTATCTCTATGATCTGTACACCTCCTGTAGCCATTTAAAGAGCAAATTTGGGGAACTCTTCAG TGACTTTTGTTCAAAGGTGAAGAACACCATCTACTGCAATGTGGAGCCATCAGAATCCAATATGCGTTGGGCACCTGAGTTTATGATTGACACCTTAGAGAACCCATCAGCTCACACCTTCACCTACACAGGGCTGGGCAAGAGTCTTAGTGAGAACCCTGCTAATCGCTACAGCTTTGTCTGCAATGCTCTTATGCATGTCTGTGTGGGGCACCATGACCCTGACAG GGTGAATGACATCGCAATCTTGTGTGCAGAGTTGACAGGCTACTGCAAGTCGCTGAGTGCAGAGTGGCTAGGAGTACTAAAGGCCTTGTGCTGCTCCTCTAACAATGGCACTTGTGGTTTCAACGATCTCCTGTGCAATGTAGAT GTCAGCGACCTGTCTTTTCATGACTCTCTGGCTACTTTCGTTGCCATCCTTATTGCTCGACAATGTTTGCTCCTAGAAGATCTGATTCGTTGTGCTGCCATTCCTTCACTCCTCAATGCTG ctTGTAGTGAACAGGATTCTGAGCCAGGAGCCCGGCTTACGTGCCGCATCCTCCTTCATCTCTTCAAGACACCACAACTCAATCCTTGCCAGTCTGATGGAA ACAAGCCTACAGTCGGAATCCGTTCCTCCTGTGACCGCCACCTGCTGGCTGCCTCCCAGAACCGCATTGTGGATGGAGCTGTGTTTGCTGTTCTCAAGGCTGTGTTTGTGCTTG GGGATGCGGAACTGAAGGGTTCAGGCTTCACTGTGACAGGAGGAACAGAAGAACTtccagaagaggagggaggaggtggcaaTGGTGGTCGGAGGCAGGGTGGCCGCAACATCTCTGTGGAGACAGCCAGTCTGGATGTCTATGCCAAGTACGTGCTGCGCAGCATCTGCCAGCAG GAATGGGTAGGAGAACGTTGCCTTAAGTCACTATGTGAAGACAGCAATGATCTGCAAGATCCAGTGTTGagtagcgcccaggcccagcgtCTCATGCAGCTCATTTGCTATCCACATCGACTGCTGGACAATGAGGATGGTGAAAACCCCCAACGACAGCGCATTAAGCGTATTCTCCAG AACTTGGATCAGTGGACCATGCGCCAATCTTCCTTGGAGCTACAGCTTATGATCAAGCAGACACCTAACAAT GAGATGAACTCCCTCTTGGAAAACATTGCCAAGGCCACAATTGAAGTTTTCCAACAGTCAGCAGAGACTGGGTCATCTTCTGGAAGCACTGCAAACAACATGCCCAGCAGCAGCAAAACCAAACCTGTGCTCAG CTCTCTAGAGCGCTCTGGTGTATGGCTGGTGGCACCCCTCATTGCCAAACTGCCCACTTCAGTCCAAGGGCATGTATTAAAGGCTGCCGGGGAGGAACTGGAGAAGGGTCAGCATCTAGGTTCCTCTTCCCGCAAAGAACGTGATCGACAAAAGCAGAAGAG caTGTCCTTGTTAAGCCAACAACCCTTTTTATCCCTGGTGCTGACATGTCTGAAAGGGCAGGATGAACAACGTGAAGGACTTCTTGCCTCCCTTCATAGCCAGGTGCACCAG ATTGTGACTAATTGGCGAGAGAACCAGTACTTAGATGATTGCAAACCAAAACAGCTAATGCACGAGGCACTCAAACTGCGGCTCAACTTG GTGGGAGGTATGTTTGATACAGttcagcgcagcacccagcagaCCACAGAGTGGGCCGTGCTCCTCCTGGAGATCATCATCAGTGGCACTGTAGACATGCAGTCCAACAA TGAACTCTTTACTACTGTGTTGGACATGCTGAGTGTGCTCATCAATGGGACATTGGCTGCAGACATGTCTAGCATCTCACAAGGCAGCATGGAAGAAAACAAACGTGCATACATGAACCTGGTGAAGAAGCTGCAG AAGGAGCTAGGGGAATGCCAGTCAGACAGTCTGGAAAAGGTTCACCAACTTCTGCCACTACCCAAGCAGACGCGAGATGTCATCACGTGTGAACCACAGGGTTCCCTTATCGACACCAAGGGCAACAAGATTGCTGGCTTCGATTCCATCTTCAAGAAGGAG GGTCTACAGGTTTCCACCAAACAAAAGATCTCTCCCTGGGACCTTTTCGAGGGCTTGAAGCCATCAGCACCACTTTCCTGGGGCTGGTTTGGCACTGTCCGGGTGGACCGGAGAGTGGCTCGGGGAGAGGAGCAGCagaggctgttgctctaccacacACATCTGCGGCCTCGGCCTCGAGCCTATTACCTGGAGCCACTGCCACTACCCCCAGAAGATgaagagccaccagctcccacacTACTAGAACCTGAGAAAAAGGCTCCCGAGCCCCCCAAAACTGACAAACCAGGCACAGCTCCACCCAGCACTGAGGAACGCAAGAAGAAGTCCACCAAGGGCAAGAAACGCAGCCAGCCAGCCATCAAGACAGAG GACTATGGCATGGGCCCAGGTCGAAGTGGTCCCTATGGTGTGACAGTGCCTCCAGACCTTCTGCACCATGCAAACCCTGGCTCCATATCCCACCTTAGCTACAGGCAGGGCTCCATAGGCCTGTACACCCAGAACCAACCACTACCTGCCG GTGGGCCTCGTGTGGACCCATACCGCCCTGTGCGAGTACCAATGCAAAAGCTGCCAACACGACCAACTTACCCTGGAGTGCTGCCCACAACTATGACTGGTGTCATGGGCCTAGAACCCTCTTATAAGGCTTCTGTGTATCGGCAGCAGCAACCTACGGTGCCCCAGGGACAGCGCCTTCGCCAACAGCTCCAG CAGAGTCAGGGGATGTTGGGTCAGTCATCTGTACATCAGATGACTCCAAGCTCTTCCTATGGTTTGCAGACCTCCCAG ggCTATACTTCTTATGTTTCTCATGTGGGACTACAGCAACACACAGGCCCCGCAGGTACCATGGTGCCCCCCAGCTACTCCAGCCAGCCTTATCAGAGCACCCACCCTTCTACCAATCCTACTCTTGTAGATCCTACCCGCCATCTGCAACAGCGGCCCAGTGGCTATGTGCACCAGCAAGCCCCAACCTATGGCCATGGACTGACCTCCACTCAAAG GTTTTCACACCAGACATTGCAGCAGACATCCATGATAGGTACCATGGCTCCACTGAATGCCCAGGGTGTCCAGGCAGGTGTCCGTTCAACTTCCATATTgcctgagcagcagcaacagcagcagcagcagcagcagcagcaacagcagcaacaacagcagcagcaacagcaacagcaacaacagcagcaacagcagcaacagtACCACATccggcagcagcagcaacaacagatCCTGAGG cagcaacagcagcagcaacagcagcagcagcaacaacagcagcagcagcagcaacagcagcaacaacaaccacCGCCACCACAACAACCACAccaacagcaacagcagcaacaggCAGCTCCTTCTCAACCTCAGCCTCAGTCACAGCCCCAG TTCCAGCGCCAGGGGCTTCAACAGACTCAACAGCAGCAACAGACAGCAGCTTTGGTCCGGCAACTCCAACAACAGCTCTCCA ATACCCAGCCACAACCCAGTACCAACATATTTGGACGCTACTGA